A single region of the Lotus japonicus ecotype B-129 chromosome 4, LjGifu_v1.2 genome encodes:
- the LOC130714756 gene encoding uncharacterized protein LOC130714756, translating to MNGLEMTISATSNFGMIRFGVILQKTFVSPCIRRKYGKGNFRNLSMCTSPSVSFVNPDTAQSPSFTVFASQLPQADVTQRSDEWFALRKDRLTTSTFSTALGFWKGGRRLELWNEKVFASEKQIIEASKKAMEWGVLNEAAAIEQYKKITGHEVGSMGFAVHSKQSYDWLGASPDGVLGCFPGGAMGILEVKCPYNKGKPETGLPWSTMPFYYMPQVQGQMEIMDCELLDLYCWTPNGSTIFRVVREREYWNLIYGILREFWWENVIPAREALVLGCEEEVKSYEPASTHKMTGLAISKSIKLASETKLICRELGGHVEFYN from the coding sequence ATGAATGGATTGGAGATGACAATCTCCGCAACAAGCAATTTCGGCATGATTAGGTTCGGTGTCATTctccagaaaacatttgtaTCACCTTGTATCAGGAGAAAGtatggaaaaggaaattttagAAATCTGTCCATGTGTACCTCACCATCAGTTTCTTTCGTTAACCCTGACACTGCTCAGTCCCCCTCATTTACGGTATTTGCATCCCAACTTCCACAGGCTGATGTCACACAACGGTCAGACGAGTGGTTCGCTCTTCGCAAGGACAGGCTAACCACAAGCACATTCAGCACTGCGTTAGGCTTTTGGAAAGGGGGCCGCCGCCTCGAGCTGTGGAATGAGAAAGTGTTTGCATCAGAGAAACAAATCATAGAAGCTTCTAAGAAAGCCATGGAATGGGGAGTGCTCAATGAGGCAGCTGCTATAGAACAGTACAAAAAAATCACAGGCCATGAGGTGGGCTCAATGGGGTTTGCAGTCCATTCAAAACAGTCTTATGATTGGCTCGGCGCCTCTCCTGATGGTGTTCTTGGATGCTTCCCGGGAGGTGCAATGGGGATATTGGAAGTCAAGTGTCCATATAACAAGGGCAAGCCTGAGACAGGATTGCCATGGTCAACCATGCCTTTCTATTACATGCCTCAAGTGCAGGGCCAAATGGAGATAATGGACTGTGAATTGCTTGATTTGTATTGTTGGACCCCAAATGGAAGCACTATATTTCGCGTGGTCAGGGAACGCGAGTATTGGAACTTGATATATGGGATTCTAAGAGAGTTTTGGTGGGAAAATGTGATTCCTGCTAGGGAAGCTCTGGTGTTGGGATGCGAAGAGGAGGTGAAGTCTTACGAGCCTGCATCTACACACAAGATGACAGGTTTAGCAATTTCTAAGAGCATAAAGTTAGCTAGTGAGACAAAGCTAATATGCAGAGAACTTGGTGGTCATGTTGAATTTTATAACTGA